The Acidobacteriota bacterium genome includes a window with the following:
- a CDS encoding ABC-2 transporter permease, which translates to MTLNVIRYDILMNWKILALFLAFFLVLLAREPVGGTQGEFLAITALMGAIIPLVTVAREDRFHAREVLAASPLRRCDTVRARYLGGGVCITVLVTLVIVVQWVLYPERPQTLTMLAPANLALAASVGVLFLSATLPLVFRFGLAGMLIFMAVVQLLGTVLLFAAASGGSGRGALGNLAASVRGLRGRAGDPVFYLFLAVFLTLAAWGSCRLSSRILSRRDL; encoded by the coding sequence ATGACCCTGAACGTGATCCGCTATGACATCCTGATGAACTGGAAGATCCTGGCACTCTTCCTGGCCTTCTTCCTGGTCCTGCTGGCGCGGGAGCCGGTGGGCGGGACGCAGGGCGAGTTTTTAGCCATCACCGCCCTCATGGGGGCCATCATCCCGCTGGTGACGGTGGCCCGGGAGGACCGGTTCCACGCCCGGGAGGTCCTCGCGGCCTCTCCCCTCCGGCGGTGCGACACGGTGCGGGCCCGCTACCTGGGGGGAGGCGTGTGCATCACCGTGCTGGTGACACTCGTTATCGTCGTGCAGTGGGTGCTCTACCCGGAAAGGCCCCAGACACTCACTATGCTGGCCCCGGCCAACCTCGCCCTGGCGGCGTCGGTGGGGGTGCTGTTTCTCAGCGCCACCCTCCCCCTGGTCTTTCGCTTCGGGCTCGCCGGGATGCTGATCTTCATGGCGGTCGTCCAGTTGCTGGGGACCGTGCTCCTCTTCGCGGCCGCCTCGGGCGGGAGCGGCCGGGGCGCCCTGGGGAACCTGGCGGCGTCGGTCCGGGGCCTGCGGGGAAGGGCGGGCGACCCCGTCTTCTACCTCTTTCTGGCGGTGTTCCTGACCTTGGCGGCCTGGGGTTCGTGCCGCCTCAGCAGCCGCATCCTGAGCCGGAGGGACCTGTGA
- a CDS encoding GntR family transcriptional regulator, giving the protein MKIVISNASPDPIYEQIVRQMKAQILSGELAEGDPLPSIRRLAQDLQISVITTKRAYDELEREGYLDTVGGKGTFVAAQNPEFLREKRMKVVEEKLAEAVREARTMGLGPGQLAEMLELLWVDDGQG; this is encoded by the coding sequence GTGAAGATCGTGATTTCCAATGCCAGCCCGGACCCCATCTACGAGCAGATCGTTCGCCAGATGAAGGCGCAGATCCTCTCCGGCGAACTGGCGGAGGGAGACCCCCTCCCGTCCATCCGCCGTCTGGCCCAGGACCTTCAGATCAGCGTCATCACCACCAAGCGGGCCTACGACGAACTGGAGCGGGAGGGCTATCTGGACACCGTCGGGGGGAAGGGGACCTTCGTTGCAGCCCAAAACCCCGAGTTCCTTCGGGAAAAACGCATGAAGGTCGTGGAAGAGAAGCTGGCGGAGGCGGTCCGTGAGGCCCGGACGATGGGGCTGGGCCCGGGGCAGCTCGCGGAGATGCTGGAACTGCTCTGGGTGGACGACGGGCAGGGGTGA
- a CDS encoding adenosylhomocysteinase: protein MNYKVKDLALAEQGLLKIHWAESRMPVLMALREKYSKTKPLAGMRIAGCLHVTKETAVLVRTLKAAGAELSWSGCNPLSTQDDVAAALASEGHSIYAWHGMNKEEFYWCIDKTLEFKPTLTLDDGADLIFTVHSKYPELAAQMVGGTEETTTGVHRLRAMADDGKMLYPVIAVNDAETKWDFDNVYGTGQSSIDGILRATAVMLAGKTFVVAGYGHCGKGCAMRAQGLGANVVATEVKPTAALKAMLDGVRVMTMDQAAAIGDIFITATGMKDVIVKRHFESMKDGAIVCNTGHYDCELNLDDLKSIAVSVQEIRPNNEEYTLRNGHRIYVLAQGRLVNLAAAEGHPSEVMDMSFANQFMSMVRLAREGRTLEKKVYDIPPEQDQEIAGVKLETMGIGIDTLTEEQIAYARDYSAGT, encoded by the coding sequence ATGAACTACAAAGTCAAGGACCTCGCCCTCGCCGAGCAGGGCCTCCTGAAGATCCACTGGGCAGAGTCCCGCATGCCGGTGCTCATGGCCCTGCGTGAAAAGTACTCCAAAACGAAGCCCCTGGCCGGGATGCGCATCGCCGGCTGCCTCCACGTCACCAAGGAGACGGCGGTGCTGGTCCGGACCCTCAAGGCCGCCGGCGCGGAGCTGTCCTGGAGCGGCTGCAACCCGCTGTCCACCCAGGACGACGTGGCCGCCGCCCTGGCCTCCGAAGGCCACTCCATCTACGCCTGGCACGGCATGAACAAGGAAGAGTTCTACTGGTGCATCGACAAGACCCTCGAGTTCAAGCCGACCCTCACCCTGGACGACGGCGCCGACCTCATCTTCACCGTCCACAGCAAGTACCCGGAGCTCGCCGCGCAGATGGTCGGCGGGACCGAGGAGACCACCACCGGCGTCCACCGCCTCCGCGCCATGGCGGACGACGGCAAGATGCTCTACCCCGTCATTGCCGTGAACGACGCCGAGACCAAGTGGGACTTCGACAACGTCTACGGCACGGGCCAGTCCTCCATCGACGGCATCCTGCGCGCCACCGCCGTGATGCTGGCCGGCAAGACCTTCGTGGTGGCCGGTTACGGACACTGCGGCAAGGGCTGCGCCATGCGCGCCCAGGGGCTGGGCGCCAACGTCGTCGCCACGGAAGTGAAGCCGACGGCCGCCCTCAAGGCCATGCTGGACGGCGTCCGCGTGATGACCATGGACCAGGCCGCCGCCATCGGCGACATCTTCATCACCGCCACCGGGATGAAGGACGTCATCGTCAAGCGCCACTTCGAGTCCATGAAGGACGGCGCCATCGTCTGCAACACCGGCCACTACGACTGCGAGCTGAACCTGGATGACCTGAAGTCCATCGCGGTCTCGGTCCAGGAGATCCGGCCCAACAACGAGGAGTACACCCTGCGCAACGGGCACCGGATCTACGTCCTCGCCCAGGGCCGCCTGGTGAACCTGGCGGCCGCCGAGGGGCACCCCTCCGAGGTCATGGACATGAGCTTCGCCAACCAGTTCATGAGCATGGTGCGGCTGGCCCGCGAGGGGCGAACCCTCGAGAAGAAGGTCTACGACATCCCGCCGGAGCAGGACCAGGAGATCGCCGGCGTGAAGCTGGAGACCATGGGCATCGGCATCGACACCCTCACGGAAGAGCAGATCGCCTACGCGCGCGACTACTCCGCCGGGACCTGA
- a CDS encoding gamma-glutamyl-gamma-aminobutyrate hydrolase family protein codes for MLFRNHLSIKCPALIALALALTGYALAAGPVVGLILNAEQAADLAAGKPVAARYVAAVEKAGGTVHFFVLGDNAPGTIGKMDAVDALLIPGGDDIAPDRYGQAADPRLETVEPALDALEFALYKAARDRGMPVLGICRGCQFINVFHGGTLHQDLPTGYRRKPAVPHRCKDGESYLRSDHTVTIRKGSLLARASGATRLTVNSYHHQGLDRIGRGLTVTARSADGLPEAVEGKHGPFLLGVQFHPERDFENEPPFEGIFRAFLAAAERYRAGKTAF; via the coding sequence ATGCTGTTTCGCAACCATCTGTCAATCAAATGTCCGGCTTTGATCGCCCTCGCCTTGGCGTTGACGGGGTACGCCCTGGCGGCCGGGCCGGTGGTCGGCCTCATCCTCAACGCCGAGCAGGCGGCGGACCTCGCGGCGGGAAAACCGGTGGCCGCCCGGTACGTAGCAGCCGTGGAAAAGGCCGGCGGGACCGTGCACTTCTTCGTCCTCGGGGACAACGCACCCGGGACGATCGGGAAAATGGACGCCGTCGACGCGCTCCTGATCCCCGGCGGCGACGACATCGCCCCCGACCGGTACGGCCAGGCGGCGGACCCGCGGCTGGAGACCGTCGAGCCCGCCCTGGACGCCTTGGAGTTCGCCCTCTACAAGGCCGCCCGCGACCGCGGGATGCCGGTGCTGGGGATCTGCCGGGGCTGCCAGTTCATCAACGTCTTCCACGGGGGAACCCTCCACCAGGACCTCCCCACGGGGTACCGCCGGAAACCGGCCGTCCCCCACCGGTGCAAGGACGGGGAAAGCTATCTCCGAAGCGACCACACGGTCACGATCCGGAAGGGTTCGCTCCTCGCCCGGGCCTCCGGGGCAACCCGCCTGACCGTCAACTCCTATCACCACCAGGGCCTCGACCGGATCGGCCGGGGGCTCACCGTGACCGCCCGGTCGGCCGACGGCCTGCCGGAAGCGGTCGAGGGGAAGCACGGACCCTTTCTCCTGGGGGTCCAGTTTCACCCGGAGCGCGACTTCGAGAACGAGCCCCCCTTCGAGGGCATCTTCCGCGCTTTCCTGGCAGCGGCGGAACGGTACCGGGCGGGGAAAACCGCGTTTTGA
- a CDS encoding MoxR family ATPase: MATAYQQAWETLEAVRRETARGLVGQRDFVDALLLGILADGHLLIEGVPGLAKTRAVNLLARICRIPFKRIQFTPDLLPADITGNRVYNHSTATFETQKGPIFAGFILADEINRAPAKVQSALLEAMQEKQVTIGDQTFPLPSPFFVFATQNPIEQEGTYPLPEAQLDRFLIKVVVPYPSPEEEAAILRMVTAETAFPEVRPILEPETVTRLQQLTREVYLDDKLVRYIAEIVHAGRSPSRWGLDLANVVQYGPSPRGGIALAKLARARAVLCRRDAALPDDVKAVAHMALRHRVILTYHADAEGIRPEQVIDRILEKVRVP; encoded by the coding sequence ATGGCGACAGCATACCAACAGGCGTGGGAAACCCTGGAGGCGGTCCGGCGAGAGACGGCGAGGGGGCTGGTGGGGCAGCGGGACTTCGTGGACGCCCTCCTCCTGGGGATCCTGGCGGACGGGCACCTGCTCATCGAGGGCGTCCCCGGGCTGGCCAAGACCCGGGCGGTGAACCTCCTGGCGCGGATCTGCCGGATCCCCTTCAAGCGGATTCAGTTCACCCCCGACCTCCTCCCCGCCGACATCACGGGCAACCGGGTCTACAACCACTCCACCGCCACGTTCGAGACCCAGAAGGGACCCATCTTCGCCGGTTTCATCCTGGCGGACGAGATCAACCGGGCCCCCGCCAAGGTCCAGTCGGCGCTACTGGAGGCCATGCAGGAGAAGCAGGTCACCATCGGGGACCAGACCTTTCCCCTGCCGTCGCCCTTCTTCGTCTTCGCCACGCAGAACCCCATCGAGCAGGAGGGCACCTACCCCCTCCCCGAGGCCCAGTTGGACCGGTTCCTGATCAAGGTGGTGGTCCCCTACCCCTCCCCCGAGGAGGAAGCCGCCATCCTCCGGATGGTGACGGCGGAGACGGCTTTCCCCGAAGTCCGGCCGATCCTGGAACCGGAGACGGTGACCCGGCTCCAGCAACTGACCCGGGAGGTCTACCTGGACGACAAGCTCGTCCGCTACATCGCCGAGATCGTGCACGCAGGCCGGTCCCCATCCCGCTGGGGGCTGGACCTGGCCAACGTCGTCCAGTACGGGCCCTCGCCCCGGGGCGGCATCGCCCTGGCGAAGCTGGCCCGGGCCCGGGCGGTCCTGTGCCGCCGCGACGCGGCCCTGCCGGACGACGTCAAGGCGGTGGCCCACATGGCGCTTCGCCACCGGGTCATCCTGACCTACCACGCCGACGCCGAGGGGATCCGGCCCGAGCAGGTCATCGACCGCATCCTGGAGAAGGTCCGGGTGCCATGA
- a CDS encoding metalloregulator ArsR/SmtB family transcription factor, with the protein MDALFRLLGDETRLRVLYLLSTGVYGVGEIAETLGLAQNLVSHHLRALSDGELIRSDRQGRMVFYRLQDTGSAPEAAPVLSHFLNWAAARPPFSVDRERGGRVLGRRPERSRSFFARHADRWDGLAASTVDVARSKELLAQLLPPSGNGIAADLGTGTGSLVPWLSGRFERVIAVDASREMLNLAERNHAGPRTEFRLGELEHLPLPDVSLDAAVMHYVLHHCARPEAVFPEVRRVLRPGGAFVLFDFLPHREEKFRVEMGDVWLGFSLGDIEPLFVRNGFRLDPPMSFSTPSPALEAFALKAVRCG; encoded by the coding sequence ATGGATGCATTGTTCAGACTTCTCGGGGACGAAACGCGGTTGAGGGTGCTCTACCTCCTCTCCACGGGCGTGTACGGCGTCGGGGAGATCGCCGAGACCCTCGGCCTGGCCCAGAACCTGGTGTCCCACCACCTCCGGGCGCTGTCGGACGGGGAACTCATCCGATCCGACCGCCAGGGGCGGATGGTATTCTACCGACTCCAGGATACGGGATCGGCCCCCGAGGCTGCCCCGGTCCTGTCGCACTTTCTGAACTGGGCCGCCGCGCGCCCCCCCTTCTCCGTCGACCGCGAGCGGGGCGGACGGGTCCTGGGCCGCCGCCCGGAGCGGAGCCGGTCCTTCTTCGCCCGCCACGCCGACCGCTGGGATGGTCTCGCCGCCTCCACGGTGGACGTCGCCCGGTCGAAGGAACTGCTGGCTCAACTGCTCCCACCGTCGGGAAACGGGATTGCGGCGGACCTCGGGACCGGGACGGGGTCTCTCGTCCCCTGGTTGTCGGGGCGGTTCGAACGGGTCATCGCCGTGGACGCCTCCCGGGAGATGCTGAACCTGGCGGAACGGAACCACGCCGGCCCCCGCACCGAGTTCCGACTCGGCGAACTGGAGCACCTCCCCCTGCCCGACGTCTCGCTGGACGCGGCGGTGATGCACTACGTCCTGCACCACTGCGCCCGCCCCGAGGCGGTGTTCCCGGAGGTCCGGCGGGTGTTGCGCCCGGGGGGGGCGTTCGTCCTGTTCGATTTTTTGCCGCACCGGGAAGAAAAATTCCGCGTCGAAATGGGGGACGTCTGGCTCGGGTTCAGCCTGGGGGACATCGAACCGTTGTTCGTGCGGAACGGGTTCCGGCTCGATCCGCCGATGTCGTTTTCGACCCCGAGCCCCGCGCTGGAAGCCTTCGCGTTGAAGGCCGTCCGCTGCGGCTGA
- a CDS encoding ABC transporter ATP-binding protein — MSLAGGPIPEARSGDDAVVLRGVAKRYPGFALEDVSLRLPRGAILGLVGPNGAGKTTLIRILLALARRDAGEVKIFGLDPAVRETEVKSRVGFVHESPPFPPFLSLEAIRSMLAPVYRRWDEARFRSLTREFGLPMKRRFGALSRGMKTQFALAVALSHRAELLVLDEPTTGLDPATRRRFLDLLLEVLQDEQCAVFFSTHLTADLDRVADYVTLLQGGKVALSTSVESFRDTWGLVRGGLDVLDGREGGLLVGCRRHPHGFEALTPDTAEARRRFGPGTVVDRATLEDLVVFTSAEHREAL, encoded by the coding sequence GTGAGCCTCGCCGGCGGCCCGATCCCCGAGGCCCGCTCCGGAGACGACGCGGTGGTCCTTCGCGGGGTGGCGAAGCGCTACCCGGGGTTCGCCCTCGAGGACGTTTCCCTGCGTCTCCCCCGGGGCGCCATCCTGGGGCTGGTGGGCCCCAACGGCGCCGGGAAGACCACCCTGATCCGGATCCTCCTTGCCTTGGCCCGTCGGGACGCCGGAGAGGTGAAGATCTTCGGGCTGGACCCCGCCGTGCGCGAGACCGAGGTGAAGTCCCGCGTCGGCTTCGTCCACGAGTCGCCGCCCTTCCCCCCCTTCCTCAGCCTGGAGGCGATCCGGTCAATGCTGGCACCCGTCTATCGCCGTTGGGACGAGGCGCGCTTCCGCTCGCTGACCCGCGAGTTCGGCCTGCCGATGAAACGCCGGTTCGGTGCCCTGTCCCGGGGGATGAAAACCCAGTTCGCCTTGGCGGTGGCCCTGTCCCACCGGGCCGAGCTGCTGGTGCTGGACGAGCCCACCACCGGCCTGGACCCGGCGACAAGACGGCGGTTTCTCGACCTGCTCCTGGAGGTCCTTCAGGACGAGCAGTGCGCCGTCTTCTTCTCCACCCATCTCACCGCCGACCTGGATCGGGTGGCGGACTACGTGACTCTCCTCCAGGGCGGAAAGGTGGCCCTTTCCACGTCGGTCGAATCGTTCCGCGACACCTGGGGGCTGGTCCGGGGCGGGCTCGACGTGCTGGACGGTCGGGAGGGCGGCCTTCTGGTCGGCTGCCGGCGCCACCCCCACGGCTTCGAGGCCCTCACCCCCGACACGGCGGAGGCGCGGCGACGCTTCGGGCCGGGGACGGTGGTGGATCGCGCCACGCTGGAGGACCTGGTGGTCTTCACGTCCGCGGAACATCGGGAGGCCTTGTGA
- a CDS encoding VWA domain-containing protein → MIRLAHPWVFWLEIPLLLLWFEVLRRQFPALARLRENTSPLGLATLTVYGRRTVWVHQVFLLLLGQLLLAAAAGPYRHAGAEAAPSGGVVIALDASVSMYAEDAGKHPHTRKPFRNRFEQARAFAADLVDALPGTPVGLVSYSGAAVLHAPPTLDHAALKELIAQLSFHAGDASGSDFTRAFDTVIHLVGRERKPYRVVLVGDGEMPRRLDYAPGLDLLVKNGVTVFTVGVGTADGAGVVVYDPEDVRRGADNPTVIRRVHSHRDDDTLEAIADRTGGGFFPISDGFWADTLAPRLKGTPGSDGAGPGTVDLSAWPLGLFLAGFGVETLLVAALYDRRRKGVA, encoded by the coding sequence ATGATCCGCTTGGCACACCCCTGGGTCTTCTGGCTCGAAATACCCCTGCTCCTGCTGTGGTTCGAGGTCCTGCGCCGCCAGTTCCCCGCCCTGGCCCGCCTCCGCGAGAACACGTCCCCCCTGGGCCTCGCGACCCTCACCGTTTACGGGCGGCGAACCGTCTGGGTCCACCAGGTGTTTCTCCTGCTCCTCGGGCAGCTCCTTCTGGCCGCGGCGGCGGGCCCCTACCGGCACGCCGGTGCGGAGGCCGCCCCGTCGGGCGGGGTCGTCATCGCCCTCGACGCCTCCGTCAGCATGTACGCCGAGGACGCGGGCAAGCACCCCCACACCCGCAAGCCCTTCCGAAACCGCTTCGAGCAGGCCCGCGCCTTCGCCGCCGACCTGGTCGATGCCCTCCCCGGGACCCCCGTAGGGCTCGTCTCCTACAGCGGGGCCGCCGTGCTTCACGCCCCCCCGACCCTGGACCACGCCGCCCTGAAGGAACTGATCGCCCAGTTGAGCTTCCACGCCGGCGACGCCTCGGGCTCGGACTTCACCCGGGCCTTCGACACGGTGATCCACCTGGTGGGACGGGAGCGCAAGCCGTATCGCGTCGTCCTGGTAGGCGACGGCGAGATGCCCCGCCGCCTCGACTACGCGCCCGGCCTGGACCTATTGGTGAAGAACGGGGTGACGGTCTTCACGGTGGGGGTCGGGACGGCGGATGGGGCCGGGGTCGTTGTCTACGACCCCGAAGACGTGCGCCGGGGCGCCGACAACCCCACCGTGATCCGGAGGGTCCACTCCCACCGGGACGACGACACCCTCGAGGCCATTGCCGACCGGACGGGGGGCGGCTTTTTCCCGATTTCGGACGGTTTCTGGGCCGACACGCTGGCCCCTCGGCTGAAGGGCACCCCCGGGAGCGACGGGGCGGGGCCCGGGACAGTCGATCTCTCCGCCTGGCCGCTGGGCCTTTTCCTGGCGGGCTTCGGCGTGGAGACCCTCCTGGTGGCCGCGCTTTACGACCGACGCCGCAAGGGGGTGGCGTGA
- a CDS encoding VWA domain-containing protein, whose product MTGEFTWLRPLFLYGLLLLPFFTVLRLAVARRRSVAYAPLQYHPPAGFRRLALPAAVFLEALCLAAVLAALAGPALRHAATTVTQEGVDAVLVLDISASMQAADFSPNRLECLKRLSTDFVRRSGTNRIGVFAFAGDCFTQSPFTTDHAVLATLIDGLDYTSINHSTSGGTAVGDAMVTAIKALLRVRVPGRDQVLILITDGQSNRGIRPETAIKYLNENGIRFYAVGVGGEKPVKVFINGKPFINTEGQQLETSLDDTELRKLAALAEGRFYRATDADVLQRVFAEMARLETGPVAVQTRHHTESLSPWVSLAGLFAFGTWLGLWGLAVRRPFR is encoded by the coding sequence GTGACGGGCGAATTCACCTGGCTCCGGCCGCTCTTCCTCTACGGGCTTCTCCTGCTGCCGTTCTTCACCGTGCTGCGACTGGCCGTCGCCCGGCGCCGGAGTGTGGCCTACGCCCCGCTGCAGTACCACCCGCCCGCCGGTTTTCGCCGGCTGGCCCTCCCGGCGGCGGTTTTCCTGGAGGCCCTCTGCCTGGCGGCGGTCCTGGCGGCCCTGGCGGGACCCGCGCTTCGCCACGCCGCCACCACGGTGACCCAGGAGGGGGTGGACGCGGTCCTGGTGCTGGACATCTCCGCCTCCATGCAGGCGGCCGACTTCTCACCCAACCGCCTGGAGTGCCTCAAGCGACTGTCCACCGACTTCGTCCGGCGGAGCGGGACCAACCGGATCGGGGTCTTCGCCTTCGCGGGGGACTGTTTCACCCAGAGCCCCTTCACTACCGACCACGCCGTCCTGGCCACCCTCATCGACGGCCTCGACTACACTTCCATCAACCACTCCACCAGCGGCGGCACCGCCGTGGGGGACGCAATGGTCACGGCCATCAAGGCCCTCCTGCGGGTCCGGGTCCCCGGCCGGGACCAGGTCCTCATCCTCATCACCGACGGGCAGAGCAACCGGGGAATCCGGCCCGAGACCGCCATCAAGTACCTCAACGAGAACGGAATCCGGTTTTACGCCGTCGGGGTGGGCGGCGAGAAGCCCGTCAAGGTCTTCATCAACGGAAAACCCTTCATCAATACCGAGGGGCAGCAGCTCGAGACCTCCCTCGACGACACGGAACTGAGGAAACTGGCCGCCCTGGCGGAGGGACGGTTCTACCGGGCCACCGACGCGGACGTCCTGCAGCGGGTCTTCGCCGAAATGGCCCGGCTGGAGACCGGTCCCGTGGCGGTGCAGACCCGCCACCACACGGAATCCCTGTCCCCGTGGGTCTCCCTGGCGGGGCTGTTCGCCTTCGGCACCTGGCTCGGCCTCTGGGGGCTGGCGGTAAGGAGGCCCTTCCGATGA
- a CDS encoding RNA polymerase sigma factor, giving the protein MTETTDKERLVRLKAGDASAFDEVFDAWRPRLFAFLVRLCGRRDLAEDLLQETWIRLACRAVDLREDTCLGPWLFRVARNLYYSHLRSRNRDAGRLGEVFAFHWPSAATRTPLEELSAGERGRRLERAVAALPLIYREMVLLVGVAGMSPSEAAAVAGLTPEAARKRLSRAREKLAGLMEEG; this is encoded by the coding sequence GTGACGGAAACCACGGACAAAGAGCGGCTGGTTCGGTTGAAAGCCGGCGACGCGTCGGCGTTCGACGAGGTGTTCGACGCCTGGCGGCCGCGGCTCTTCGCTTTTCTGGTGCGCCTGTGCGGGCGGCGGGACCTGGCGGAGGACCTGCTCCAGGAAACCTGGATCCGCCTGGCCTGCCGGGCCGTGGACCTGCGGGAGGACACGTGCCTGGGCCCGTGGCTGTTCCGGGTGGCCCGCAACCTCTACTACAGTCACCTCCGTTCCCGGAACCGGGACGCCGGCCGGCTGGGCGAGGTCTTCGCCTTCCACTGGCCGTCCGCCGCCACCCGGACACCGCTGGAGGAACTGTCGGCGGGGGAACGCGGGCGCCGGCTGGAGCGCGCCGTGGCCGCGCTGCCGCTCATTTACCGCGAGATGGTCCTGCTGGTGGGGGTGGCGGGGATGAGCCCGTCGGAGGCCGCCGCCGTGGCGGGGCTGACACCGGAGGCCGCGCGCAAGCGACTTTCCCGCGCCCGCGAGAAACTGGCCGGTCTGATGGAGGAGGGCTGA
- a CDS encoding DUF58 domain-containing protein — translation MKDVTDLLKRVKALELTARRNVTSFVAGDYVTTVRGRGMTFCEARKYVPGDDTRLIDWNMTARSGEPWVRVHLDEREREIFVALDVSPSMRTGWQEKTKLEYAVELAATLAVSAVETKDRLGYVLFAREVEAFARPVRGRRRLFEALRAFLGALDGPARPCGESDPRAAVHAVQKLKGKRFAVFLISDFIDHDIPDDFRYVQARHDVSLLHIYDPLEYAVLPEVRLPAHAPEGPRRVAPSGPGCAGPLEAMQAFLRDTAERYRMRVASLSVREPVDRALRRFFHLNLPRVV, via the coding sequence ATGAAAGACGTCACCGACCTCCTGAAGCGGGTCAAGGCGCTGGAGCTGACGGCGCGGCGCAACGTGACGAGCTTTGTCGCGGGGGACTACGTGACCACCGTCCGCGGCCGGGGCATGACGTTTTGCGAGGCCCGCAAGTACGTCCCGGGGGACGACACCCGCCTCATCGACTGGAACATGACGGCCCGCAGCGGCGAACCCTGGGTCCGCGTCCACCTCGACGAACGCGAGCGGGAGATCTTCGTCGCCCTGGACGTGAGCCCTTCCATGCGCACCGGCTGGCAGGAGAAGACCAAGCTGGAGTACGCCGTGGAGCTGGCCGCGACCCTGGCCGTCTCCGCCGTGGAGACGAAGGACCGGCTGGGGTACGTCCTGTTCGCCCGGGAGGTGGAGGCCTTCGCCCGCCCGGTCCGGGGCCGTCGGCGGCTCTTCGAGGCGCTCCGGGCCTTCCTGGGCGCCCTGGACGGGCCGGCGCGGCCCTGCGGCGAGTCGGACCCGCGCGCCGCCGTTCACGCCGTGCAGAAGCTCAAGGGAAAGCGGTTCGCCGTCTTCCTGATCTCCGACTTCATCGACCACGACATCCCCGACGATTTCCGCTACGTCCAGGCCCGGCACGACGTCTCCCTGCTCCACATCTACGACCCGCTGGAGTACGCCGTCCTCCCCGAGGTCCGCTTACCCGCCCACGCCCCCGAAGGCCCCCGCCGCGTGGCGCCGAGCGGACCTGGCTGTGCCGGGCCCCTGGAGGCCATGCAGGCTTTCCTGCGGGACACGGCGGAGCGCTACCGGATGCGGGTGGCCTCCCTGTCCGTCCGGGAGCCCGTGGACCGCGCCCTGCGGCGGTTTTTCCACCTGAACCTCCCCCGGGTCGTCTGA
- a CDS encoding ABC transporter ATP-binding protein — MSDFLVFDRVGKTYPGFALKDVSFGVPAGCIMGLVGPNGAGKTTLIRMVMNLVRKDSGSITLDGRDSVRDEAAVKARIGFVPDEPRFFDDATLRAIASATASFFPRWETATFRGLMAEFRLEPRARFGKLSQGQKTQFALALALARGADLLLLDEPTAGLDPLFRRELLGRLSAFLQDEKRSVLFSTHITTDLERIADYVAFIRNGRLVFSLPRDVVRERWRVVRGDRGLLEGEEHRLFAGVRRGEFGMEALTGLGGEAGPAFAGRAVVEPATLEDILVLYGTGGYPLPGGDDSRAPAPSGSRRPGRPGAAERRNA, encoded by the coding sequence ATGAGTGATTTCCTCGTGTTCGACCGTGTCGGAAAGACCTATCCCGGGTTCGCGTTGAAGGACGTCTCCTTCGGCGTCCCGGCCGGGTGCATCATGGGCCTGGTGGGGCCCAACGGGGCGGGCAAGACCACCCTGATCCGGATGGTGATGAACCTGGTGCGGAAGGACTCGGGGTCCATCACCCTGGACGGGCGGGACAGTGTCCGGGACGAGGCCGCGGTGAAGGCGCGCATCGGGTTCGTCCCGGACGAACCCCGTTTCTTCGACGACGCCACGCTGCGGGCTATCGCTTCCGCCACGGCGTCCTTCTTCCCCCGTTGGGAGACGGCCACGTTCCGGGGCCTGATGGCCGAGTTCCGCCTCGAACCCCGGGCGAGGTTCGGAAAGCTCTCCCAGGGGCAGAAGACCCAGTTCGCCCTGGCCCTGGCCCTCGCCCGGGGCGCCGATCTGCTCCTGCTGGACGAGCCCACCGCGGGCCTGGACCCCCTCTTCCGCCGGGAACTGCTGGGGCGGCTTTCGGCCTTTCTGCAGGACGAGAAGCGCTCCGTGCTCTTCTCCACCCACATCACCACCGACCTGGAGCGAATTGCCGACTACGTCGCCTTCATCCGCAATGGCCGGCTGGTCTTTTCCCTTCCCCGGGACGTAGTCCGGGAACGATGGCGCGTGGTCCGGGGCGACCGCGGTCTCCTCGAGGGGGAGGAACATCGCCTCTTCGCCGGGGTGCGCCGAGGGGAGTTCGGCATGGAGGCCCTCACCGGTCTCGGCGGGGAAGCCGGTCCCGCCTTCGCGGGACGGGCGGTGGTGGAGCCGGCGACGTTGGAGGATATCCTGGTGCTGTACGGGACGGGAGGCTATCCCCTGCCGGGAGGTGACGATTCCCGTGCTCCCGCCCCTTCCGGATCCCGCCGGCCGGGGAGACCGGGCGCGGCGGAGAGGAGGAACGCATGA